GCTGGCAAGTTCGGCGCCGACTACTACGTACTTCCTTACCTGAGAAACTTAGTGAAGCGCATAAAGCCCAACATGAAAAAGCCTGTCATCAAGGCCCCTACGCACTAATCATCGAACTGGCAAAAAAGCAAAAGCGGATGAAGCCGGCTGCTGTGCAGCCTGTCGCTTCTCCGCTTTTTTTGCTGCGCTCTTCCTGCTCCTGCAGCTATCTGGTTCCCCGACCAGCAACGGTCTGGTGGTGTAAATGGTCCGGCGTCCGAACCGATTTAACACTCATGCTTGCGTCGAGTGAATCAGCGCAGCCAATCGGCCTACGCCCTCCCGAATGCGCTGCTCGTCACTGAGAGAATAGTTCAGCCGCATCGTATGCTCATGGCCGCCATTTGGATAGAAGGAGCCTCCAGGGACAAAGGCAATCTTGTGCTGCACCCCGTTTTCCAGCAACGTGCGGCAGTTCCACTGTTCCGGCAGCTCGCCCCACAGGAACAAGCCGCCCTGCGGCAGCTGAAACTTCAATTCAGGCAGCTTCTCCCGCAAGACGCCGGCCATCGCGTCCCTTCGTTCCTTATAAGTCCCGATCAGGCGCGACACATAGGCGGAGAGGCTTTGCTGCTGCAGCATCTCATAAATAATCATCTGATTGATCGATGATGTGTGCAGGTCGACACCCTGCTTGGCCAGGACCATCTTCTCCAGATATACCTTAGGGGCGGCCGTCCAGCCCACCCGGTACCCCGGACAGAGTACCTTGGAGAAGCTTCCCAGGTACATCACTTGCCCCTGCTGGTCGAAGGCCTGCAACGGCGGCAAGCGGTCGCCTTCAAAGCGCAGTTCGCCGTACGGATCGTCCTCTACTACCGTCACCGCATAGCGTGCGGCAATTTCCATCACGCGCTTGCGGCGCT
The sequence above is a segment of the Xylanibacillus composti genome. Coding sequences within it:
- a CDS encoding aminotransferase-like domain-containing protein — its product is MAQQRTVVEQGNSGLGKQAGRVRFAKRTDRMKASEIREILKLMAQPDFISFAGGIPDPDLFPVEEVRIATERVLQQSFRTALQYAPTEGYGPLREWIAAYMNETFGLGLEGADVLITSGSQQGLDLIGKLLLDEGDVVLCESPTYLGAIQAFQPYNPRFIEIETDNDGMIPESLESTLAAYPEAKLLYAVPNYQNPTGRTWSLERRKRVMEIAARYAVTVVEDDPYGELRFEGDRLPPLQAFDQQGQVMYLGSFSKVLCPGYRVGWTAAPKVYLEKMVLAKQGVDLHTSSINQMIIYEMLQQQSLSAYVSRLIGTYKERRDAMAGVLREKLPELKFQLPQGGLFLWGELPEQWNCRTLLENGVQHKIAFVPGGSFYPNGGHEHTMRLNYSLSDEQRIREGVGRLAALIHSTQA